GGAAAGGAATTAATGTTTGGGGGCAGCATCACGGCCAGAATCGTTACTGAACAGAAGACCAACGTTCTTACTATCCCATTGGAGGCCATCGTCAGAGATGAAACCGGCCAGGATATGGTTTATTTGGTTCAGGATGGACAGGCCGTAGGCAGGAAGATTAAAGTAGGACTCTGGGGGGAAGACTTAGTGGAGGTAGTAGAGGGGTTGACTCCAGGAGAGAAGGTAATTGCGGAGGGAAGTGCCGGGCTTAAAGGTGGAGAGGCCGTCGAGGTCGAGCTGGTAAGTTTGAGTGATATTAGAAACTCTGCAATAGCTCCGAGGTGATTTGGTTTTTTAGAGTGCATAAAAAATAGCGGGTATGCAAAAGTAGTATATTTTAAGAGAGATGTGCCAGGGCGAGTGCCAGAATCTACCCGAGCCTCCCGTGGTTTCAGTAACTTATTATTGACAAACTAATCTTAAAATGTTATACTTAAAATTAGAGTAAAACTTATTTTTGGAGGTAAGATAAGATGGCTATCGTTAGAGTATCATCCAAATCTCAGGTAGTTATACCAAAAGAGATACGGAAGAAGGTTAATATAAAACCCAATATGAAGGTTTTGGTCAAAACAGTAGAAGACCATATAGAGATTATCCCATTGCCAGATGACCCAATTAAGACATTGACCGGGATATTTAAAGATTATCCCGGCTCTTTAGCAAATGAGCTTCTTGAAGAAAGGGAAAAGGACAATAAACAAGATGAAGAATATAGTCTTTGATGCCTATCCTGTTCTCGTCTGGATAAAAGGTGAATCTGGCAGCGAAAAGGTAGTTTCTTTGCTTGAAGAAGCCAGGGATGGCAAGATTAAATCATTTATCTGCCAGATAAACTTAGGTGAAGTATATTACAAGGTTATTCGAGCTAAGGGTATTGAGCAGGCTAAGATCTTTATTGATACATTCAGGCTATTGCCAGTTAAGATAATCACTATTACAGAAGACTTAGTTTGGACAGCCGCAGAGATAAAGGCTAAATTTGCTATCTCTTATGCAGATTGCTTTGCAGTTGCTACTGCTATAAAACAAGACGCAGTTATTCTCACTGGTGACCCTGAGTTTAAAAAGGTAGAGAAGATTGTAGAGATTGAATGGTTATAGTTAATGCTGAAAACTTATGGAGGATACTATAATTATGAATAAAGAAAAGATGGGCTTAGGGTCATTCATAAAAATCAAACGGTTGCGCTGCCGTTCCTTTTCTTCTCGAGATAGGATTATTTTCTCAGTCTTCGGCAGGGAAAGCATCTGGCCGCAAGGCAGTAACTGTTTGAGGCAGGGAACTGGGCCAGGCAAAC
The genomic region above belongs to bacterium and contains:
- a CDS encoding AbrB/MazE/SpoVT family DNA-binding domain-containing protein; amino-acid sequence: MAIVRVSSKSQVVIPKEIRKKVNIKPNMKVLVKTVEDHIEIIPLPDDPIKTLTGIFKDYPGSLANELLEEREKDNKQDEEYSL
- a CDS encoding type II toxin-antitoxin system VapC family toxin, coding for MKNIVFDAYPVLVWIKGESGSEKVVSLLEEARDGKIKSFICQINLGEVYYKVIRAKGIEQAKIFIDTFRLLPVKIITITEDLVWTAAEIKAKFAISYADCFAVATAIKQDAVILTGDPEFKKVEKIVEIEWL